The genomic segment GTGCGGAGTTCCAGGCGGCCACACTGGCAGGTGATTTCGCCAAGGCTCTGGAATATCAGGACCGTCTTGCGCCGTTGCACCGCGCGCTCTTTTTGGAACCAAGCCCGACCGGTTCCAAATATGCGCTTTCCGTTCTTGGAAAGATCGAGGAAGAAATGCGTCTGCCTCTGGTGCCGGTAACCGAACAAACTCAAACCGAAATTCGCCACGCAATGGCGCATGCCGGTCTGATCAACTGACAAGGCAGGGGGCAAGGACCCTGAAGGACACAAATGGCTTCGAAAAAGGGAGGCGATCCGGGAAGAAAGATCATTTCGGACAACCGGAAGGCCCGTTTCAACTACGAAATAGAGGACACGCTGGAAGCAGGCATCGAGCTTAAGGGCACGGAAGTGAAGTCCCTGCGAAACGGCAAGGCGAATATTGCCGAATCCTACGCGGCCGAATACGGCGGGGAGATCTGGATCTATAATGTCTACATTCCGGAATACCTGCAGGCCAACAGGTTCAATCACGAACCTCGCCGCCCACGTAAGCTTCTTCTGCACAAACGCGAAATCGGCAAACTCGCCGGCGCTGTTCAGAAGGAGGGCAAGACAATTGTGCCGCTCAAGCTCTATTTCAACGACAAGGGACGGGCAAAGCTCGAGCTCGCGTTAGCGCGCGGCAAAAAGTTGCATGACAAGCGTGAGACAGAGAAGAAACGCGACTGGCAGCGGGAAAAATCGCGCCTTATGAAGAACCTGGGATGAAACCGGTTTTCCACATGTTGGAAATTCGACCTGTGCAGATCCACTCCACCTGTTGATATCTTGCGGATAACATGTGGAGCATCTGTGTGTTGGCTGTGGTTTCAGCCCGTTTTCATACAGCCTTTTTACCGGGGATTTCCTGATGTCAAGTTGTGGAACTTTGCCTCAGGTGCATCAACTGGTTTCTTAAGCCATCAAACTTGCTAAGATGCCGCGCGTCCTGTCTGGGATCTGGACTGGACGTCTGGAATTGCGATCTACCAGAACATGAACAAAACGTCCATGGGCTGCAGTCTCAGAAGATTTGCCGGCGAATAAGCCGACCCGGAAAACAACAGAGCTGGTGCCGAGTTTTTCGATTCTAAGGCCTGCGGAAACGACATCAGGGAAGGTCAATTCCGCGAAGTAGTGACAGCCTGTTTCAACAACGAGAAACACCTGGTCACTCGTTCGTGGTGCGAGAAGACCGTTGGTGACATACCAGCCATTTACGGCAGTATCGAAGAAGCTCAGATACTGTACGTTGTTCACATGTCCATAAATGTCCACATCCATCCACCGTGTGGGGATTTCCTGGAACGCCTTGAAGAATGATCTTGTCAGCGGTCTAGGGCGCTCGTCCTGTGGATAACCTGTGGAGTTCATAAGGCTGCCCTGTAGATATCCAGAGCGTCGGATTCCGTTACTTCGCGAGGATTATTCACCAGAAGCCTGGTTTGTTTCATGGCGTCTCTTGCCAGCTTCGGCAGGTCGGCCTCCCCAATACCCAGAGTTCTTAGCTTGGTTTCGAGCCCGAGCTTGGCTGAAAGCTCACCCAACCTGGTTGCGAAAGCTTCGGCGCGTTCGCTTGCGTCGTGCATCATGGAAAGATCCGGAAACAGTGCAGGTGCGATTTCCGCGTAAGTGGGCGCGGCGCTCACATTGTTGAACTTAATGACATGCGGCAGGACCAGCGCATTGGACAATCCATGCGGGATATGAAACGTCCCGCCAAGGGGGTAGGCGAGGGCATGGACCGCCGCAACGGGAGAGTTGGCGAAAGACATACCAGCAAGCATTGAACCGAGCAGCATGGCGCTGCGCGCGCCTTCATCACGCGGTGAGGAAACAGCGGTTTCAATATTGGCACCCAATAGCCGTAGCGCTTCGACAGCGAGTGTTCTGGAGATCGGATTGTTGTTAGCCGACAGTGACGCGTAAGCCTCGATGGCATGAACCATGGCGTCGATACCGGTCGCAGCGGTCACGTGTGCCGGAAGGCCGAGGGTCAGTTCGGCATCGAGTATGGCAAGGTCCGGCAGGAGCAGTGGCGAGACAACGCCTCGCTTTTCCTCTTCGCCCACAGTGATGATTGATATGGGTGTGACTTCGGAGCCCGTGCCTGCTGTCGTTGGAACAAGAACCAGGGGAAGCCGTGGACCCTGCGCATTGCCGATGCCCCAGGCCGCGTCGAGATCTTCATCGCTTCTTGCCAGCAGGGCGACGAGCTTGGCGACATCGAGCGAGGAACCGCCGCCGAAACCGATGACGGATGTTGCGCCGTGCGATTTTGCAGCAGCCGTCGCCGTTTCAACCAAAGACCTCGGCGGATCAGCAACGACGTCTTCAAATCGGCCGACATCAAGTCCGGCTTCTATGAGTGCGGACAAGGACGGGTCGAGCAGGCCCAACGACACGATACCGGGATCAGTAACGACAAATGGCCGTGGACCCAGGCAGAAAGAGGCATGTTCATCGATCCGCGATGCTGCTCCTGTTTCAAACAAAATGCGCTGGCTTGTGTTGAAAGCGAAAGGACTGATCATCTGTTCCCCCGGTGTCGAGCGGAAAGACAGATTGCCCGCTGCATTTGCGTCCGTCGAGAGCTGATTTAGGCGAGTGCCGATGGACGCGCAAATCACGCGTGCATGCGCGCTCCCTTGGTGATTTTGTCGGCAATTTTCTTGTCTGTGTGAAGCGCAAGACCGACGACTTTTGCCTCTTGTGGCGAGAATCTTTCAAAAACCGCGCGATTCGCCTGATCATGACCGGTTGTGAACATTTCTTCCAGATAGAGACTGGTTGCGACCTTGCGCTCGAGCGCTCGTGCATGGATCTTCTTGAGTGTTGGTCCATCGGCGCTCAGAACGATGATCGGCTGGACGCTCATGGGATGGTATTCGTTACCCACTGCATCACGATAAGGTTCTCCGATGATGTCCGGTTTGTATGCGGCAACACCTGTCGCCAGAAAAGCTGTTACATTGAGTTTTTGCCAGACAGCCAGGTCTTCCCTGACAACCACGACGAATTTGGTGTCGAACATGCTTCGCAACTCCATCAACGGACTTCGATCAACAAGGGTTTGCGCGAACCTAGGATGTGATGAGAACGAGGGTCTTGAACGTTTGTGCAAGGTGAGGAGCGACGCCATTCATCTCGCACCTGTCGAAGAAGGCATCGAGCGGATCGAGGCCCGATTTTCGGGCAATGGTTTCGATCTCCATCGTCACGACACATATGCGATCGGCTTGACGTTGAGCGGTGTGCAAACGTTCAGGTATCGGGGTGAAACACGGGCATCTTTGCCAGGACAAATCATCGTCATACACCCCGACGAGCTTCATGATGGCGGAGCCGGGACCGAAACGGGTCTGCGGTACCGCATGATCTATGTGCAACCCGATTTGCTTGCAGAAGCACTGCTCCATGCCGGTGTTCAAGGTCTGCCCTTCTTGAAAGACCCCGTTCTGAACGACCCGGAACTTCAGTTGAGTATTGTCGAGGCGCTTGAGGATATTGACTGCGAAATGGGAGAGCTGAAACGCAGTAACCTCGTTTCAGAACTTTCGAGTTGTTTCACGAGGCTGGCCACCAGCCGGCCGCTGAAACAGCGATGCCTGGATTGGCAGGTATTGCGGCAATGCACCGATTTCCTAAAGGAATGTCATCGGCATCCGGTCCAGGTAAAGGATCTGGAAAACCTGTCCGGTCTGGACCGTTTCACCTTGTCGAGGCAATTCAGACAAGCCTTTGGTACCAGCCCCCATCGCTATTTGATCATGCGCAGACTGGAGAGTGTGAAGAGCCTGCTCGCACAGGGCACATCGCTTGTTGATGCGGCGATGGAAAGCGGGTTCGCCGATCAGAGCCATATGACGCGGCAGTTCAGACGTGCATTCGGTATGACGCCTGGGACCTGGCGAAATCTGAACGCCGCCAGGTCCCAGTGATTTTGCTCAAAGTTTTGTCGGGCCGAATTTGTTGGACCGCGGAAATCCGGTTGGCGGCAATCTGCCTGCATTGCCACGGTCGCCGCGCCAATCGGCAAGCTCTTCCATGGTGCGCGTGAAGCTGCGCCCTGAACTGTCGGTCCACGTCAGTCCCTCTGCAGCACTAAACACCCTGATGTCAGAGACTTTTCCATCTCGGTAGCGCTGAAGGCGAACGCCGCGCCCGCGCGCCATTTGCGCAACTTGGGACAGCGGGAACACCATCAGCTTCCGGTTCTCGCCTATAATGGCAACCTGATCCCCTGTGGCATCAACGCATAGAGCGGCCTCCGCCGGAGCTGTCAGATTGAGCACCTGCTTGCCTTTGCGGGTATTGGCAACAACATCGTCTTCACAGACGACGAAGCCGCGGGCTTCGTTGTTGGACAAGAGGAGGTTCCGTCCCGGCTTATGCACGAAGGCGTTGACCACGTCCTGAGCTTCGTCCATTTCGATCATCAATCGGATCGGTTCGCCGTGTCCGCGGCCGCCCGGCAGCCGGTCCGCCCCAAGCGTGAAGAACTTGCCGCCGGTTGAAAACACCAGGATCTTGTCTGTCGTTTCCGCGTGGAAGGAAAGTTTCAGCTTGTCGCCCTGCTTGAAGGAGAGCGCGGATAGGTCGGTCTGATGTCCCTTGAGTGCGCGGATCCAGCCCTTTTCAGATATGATGACGGTGATCGGTTCCTTTTCGATCATTGCCTGCTGGATGTCGACCAGATCCGCTTCTGGTGCCTCGGATTTATCCGTGCGGCGCTTGCCAATCTCGGTCTCTGGCCCATAGACCTTTGAAATTTCTGCAATTTCCTTTGAAATTCTGGTCCACTGCCGGCCGTCAGATCCAAGCAGCTTGATCAGCTCGTCTTTCTCGTCGGTGAGTTTTTCGTGCTCCTTGCGGATTTCCAGTTCTTCCAGCTTGCGCAAGGATCTCAAGCGCATGTTGAGGATCGCTTCGGCCTGGACATCTGTCAGCTCGAAAGTGCGGATCAACTCGGCCTTGGCGTCGTCTTCCTCTCGAATGATCCGGATGACCTCGTCGAGATTAAGATAGGCAATCAGGTAGCCTTCAAGGACTTCGAGCCGGTGATTGATCTGTCCGAGGCGGTGTTCCGAGCGCCGGATCAGCACGACCTTGCGGTGATCAAGCCATTCCCGAAGAACCTGTTTCAGTCCCATGACCATGGGCACCTTACCCATGGAAAGAACATTCATGTTCAATGAGAACCGGTTTTCAAGGTCGGTCAGCTTGAAGAGGGATTCCATCAGGAGACTTGCGTCGACATTGCGTGAGCGGGGAACGAGTACGATGCGGATGTCTTCCGCGGACTCGTCGCGCACGTCGTCCAGCAAAGGCAACTTGCGGGCCGTCAGCAACTCGGCAATCTTTTCGATGAGCCGCGATTTTTGAACCTGATACGGGATCTCGGTAACAACGATTGCCCATTGTCCACGCCCAAGATCCTCGACCTCCCACCGCGCGCGAACCCGGAAACTGCCGCGCCCGGTGGCATAGGCTTCACGGATTGACCCCTGATCGGAAACGAGCAACCCACCGGTCGGAAAATCCGGTCCTTTGATATGCTCAAGAAGGTCATCAACTTCCGCCTTGGGGTTCTTGATCAGGTGAAGGCAGGCCTGACAAAGCTCATAGGCATTGTGCGGTGGAATGGATGTCGCCATGCCAACGGCGATGCCGGAGGAACCATTTCCCAGCAGGTTCGGAAAGCCGCCGGGAAGGACGATCGGTTCCTTGTCTTCGCCGTCATAGGTTTCGCGAAAGTCGACGGCATTTTCGTCGAGCCCGTCGAGCAGCCGCTTGGCCGTGTCGGTCATGCGCGCTTCGGTGTATCGCATCGCCGCCGCGTTATCGCCGTCGACGTTACCGAAGTTGCCCTGGCCGTCAATCAACGGGTAGCGTTGGGCAAAGTCCTGCGCAAGACGCACCAAGGCATCGTATACGGCCTGGTCACCATGAGGGTGATACTTACCGATGACGTCGCCGACGACGCGCGCGCATTTCTTGAAGCCTGCACCCGGGTCCAGCTTCAAAAGACGCATCGCGTAAAGAAGGCGCCTGTGAACCGGCTTCAGGCCATCCCGGACATCGGGAAGGGCCCGGTGCATGATCGTCGAAAGGGCGTATGCCAGATAGCGTTCCTCAAGGGCGTCCCTGAGGTTGATACCTTCAATGCCGCTCGGCGGTGGTGTCGTCTCTTTTCCCATATCTGCTTGCTAGCCATTTTAAGCAGAGGGCGCAATTCGGGAGTGTCCCAGAAGCGTTGAAATCGGCTGATTTTCAACGGATTTCGACAGGCAACTGCTGTAACACGTCTTCCGCGTATCTCGAGACACATGGGACTGCTCTTTGATGAACCCGATACGGTGTGCCATGCTGCTCGGTCAAAACAAGCGGTTTGCAACAAACAGGGTTGGCCAGGTTGCCAAACAAACCTTCAGTGTCCATTTGAAATGCCAGATTCCTTCAAGTTTATTTTGCGAGCAAAAATGCCGAAATTGAAACTTCTGTCGCTGGGATTGCCGTTGCTGCTTCCGATCACTTTAACCAGCACGGACATCGGCCTTGATTGGTGGAACCTGACTGTCAGCAAGCTGAAGGCGTTTCATATACCCGCGGGAAGTATGAAACCGACACTTGAGGTAGGCGACCGCCTTTATGTTCATCTTCCGGCGACTGCGTCCTATGCAGGTCTAATTCAGCGCGATTACGCAGCTGAAATTAACGTGAGGCGAGGCGATGTTGTGGTCTTCAAGCTTCCGATCGACCCGTCGGTTGACTACATCAAACGCGTGATAGGACTTCCCGGAGAAAAGATAAAGGTCGTCGACGGGGTCGTACATATCGACGGAGAACCTGTTAAGCGCGAACGCATTGACGACTACGTGGAAGTGCAGGCGAGCGGAGAAGAGCGCCGTAGCCCCCGATATCGGGAAACACTTCCTAACGGAGTGTTCTTCGACACTCTCGATCTCACCGAGAACGGACAACTGGACAACACCCGCGAGTACACTGTTCCCAAAGGACACTACTTCATGCTGGGTGACAATCGCGACAACTCGGTTGACAGCCGTGTCCTGTCTCGCGTGGGGTATATTCCGGAAGGAAACATCGTTGGGATTGCCAACAGGGTCTACCTTTCGGGAAAAACAGGTCAGGTTGTCTGGCGGTCGCTGAAGCTAGGGCGACCTTGATCGTAAGTCATGGCTGAAAATTCCAGGGAAAGTCCTCACGGTAGCGCCGCTCCAGTGCGCTCAAGAGCTGTTCACGCGTGCCGGCGGTGGTTCGGTTGTTTTCCTGCACGTGGCGGGTCACGAAAAAGCCGGTGAGGGCGAACCCTTGTGTGACGTCTAGCCAGGTGAGCTCACTTCCGGCCTGACGCTGGCCTTCCACCAGAAACGAGGGCAGGGAAAGCAGTCGGTCGTGATAGGGCCTGCCGGCATCCTGGCTGACCGCGCGCGCCGACTTTGGAGACACATAGACCAGATCGTCGCTTTGTCCCGTTGCCGCGCAGGTGCTGAGGTCGAGGCCTGTGCCGAGATCGCGGAGAAGCTCCAGCTCGAAACGAATCAAAAGGGCGGCGGCTGCATCCGGTGCATCCAGATGGTCAAGAACCACGTTCAAGGCATCGTAGAGGCGGGGATAGGGATGCCGTTCCGGCAGGAGCTTCAGAAGGAAGGCCAGATGTTGAAGTCCCGCAAGTCCGACCCCGGTTGTCATGAGGTTGGCGGCACGCAGCGTATTGCCTTCAACCTGAAAGCTGCCGAGGTGGTCTGTCAGGCGGGCTTTCCAGGTCAGGTTCAACTCATTGCCGGGCTGT from the Roseibium sp. HPY-6 genome contains:
- the lepB gene encoding signal peptidase I → MPKLKLLSLGLPLLLPITLTSTDIGLDWWNLTVSKLKAFHIPAGSMKPTLEVGDRLYVHLPATASYAGLIQRDYAAEINVRRGDVVVFKLPIDPSVDYIKRVIGLPGEKIKVVDGVVHIDGEPVKRERIDDYVEVQASGEERRSPRYRETLPNGVFFDTLDLTENGQLDNTREYTVPKGHYFMLGDNRDNSVDSRVLSRVGYIPEGNIVGIANRVYLSGKTGQVVWRSLKLGRP
- a CDS encoding iron-containing alcohol dehydrogenase — its product is MSPFAFNTSQRILFETGAASRIDEHASFCLGPRPFVVTDPGIVSLGLLDPSLSALIEAGLDVGRFEDVVADPPRSLVETATAAAKSHGATSVIGFGGGSSLDVAKLVALLARSDEDLDAAWGIGNAQGPRLPLVLVPTTAGTGSEVTPISIITVGEEEKRGVVSPLLLPDLAILDAELTLGLPAHVTAATGIDAMVHAIEAYASLSANNNPISRTLAVEALRLLGANIETAVSSPRDEGARSAMLLGSMLAGMSFANSPVAAVHALAYPLGGTFHIPHGLSNALVLPHVIKFNNVSAAPTYAEIAPALFPDLSMMHDASERAEAFATRLGELSAKLGLETKLRTLGIGEADLPKLARDAMKQTRLLVNNPREVTESDALDIYRAAL
- a CDS encoding thioesterase family protein → MNSTGYPQDERPRPLTRSFFKAFQEIPTRWMDVDIYGHVNNVQYLSFFDTAVNGWYVTNGLLAPRTSDQVFLVVETGCHYFAELTFPDVVSAGLRIEKLGTSSVVFRVGLFAGKSSETAAHGRFVHVLVDRNSRRPVQIPDRTRGILASLMA
- the smpB gene encoding SsrA-binding protein SmpB, which gives rise to MASKKGGDPGRKIISDNRKARFNYEIEDTLEAGIELKGTEVKSLRNGKANIAESYAAEYGGEIWIYNVYIPEYLQANRFNHEPRRPRKLLLHKREIGKLAGAVQKEGKTIVPLKLYFNDKGRAKLELALARGKKLHDKRETEKKRDWQREKSRLMKNLG
- a CDS encoding DUF2000 family protein; translated protein: MFDTKFVVVVREDLAVWQKLNVTAFLATGVAAYKPDIIGEPYRDAVGNEYHPMSVQPIIVLSADGPTLKKIHARALERKVATSLYLEEMFTTGHDQANRAVFERFSPQEAKVVGLALHTDKKIADKITKGARMHA
- the recO gene encoding DNA repair protein RecO, whose amino-acid sequence is MEWSDRGVVLTTRKHGENDIILEALTTEHGRHLGLVRGGRSQRHRPVLQPGNELNLTWKARLTDHLGSFQVEGNTLRAANLMTTGVGLAGLQHLAFLLKLLPERHPYPRLYDALNVVLDHLDAPDAAAALLIRFELELLRDLGTGLDLSTCAATGQSDDLVYVSPKSARAVSQDAGRPYHDRLLSLPSFLVEGQRQAGSELTWLDVTQGFALTGFFVTRHVQENNRTTAGTREQLLSALERRYREDFPWNFQP
- a CDS encoding AraC family transcriptional regulator; translation: MLRNSINGLRSTRVCANLGCDENEGLERLCKVRSDAIHLAPVEEGIERIEARFSGNGFDLHRHDTYAIGLTLSGVQTFRYRGETRASLPGQIIVIHPDELHDGGAGTETGLRYRMIYVQPDLLAEALLHAGVQGLPFLKDPVLNDPELQLSIVEALEDIDCEMGELKRSNLVSELSSCFTRLATSRPLKQRCLDWQVLRQCTDFLKECHRHPVQVKDLENLSGLDRFTLSRQFRQAFGTSPHRYLIMRRLESVKSLLAQGTSLVDAAMESGFADQSHMTRQFRRAFGMTPGTWRNLNAARSQ
- the parC gene encoding DNA topoisomerase IV subunit A — protein: MGKETTPPPSGIEGINLRDALEERYLAYALSTIMHRALPDVRDGLKPVHRRLLYAMRLLKLDPGAGFKKCARVVGDVIGKYHPHGDQAVYDALVRLAQDFAQRYPLIDGQGNFGNVDGDNAAAMRYTEARMTDTAKRLLDGLDENAVDFRETYDGEDKEPIVLPGGFPNLLGNGSSGIAVGMATSIPPHNAYELCQACLHLIKNPKAEVDDLLEHIKGPDFPTGGLLVSDQGSIREAYATGRGSFRVRARWEVEDLGRGQWAIVVTEIPYQVQKSRLIEKIAELLTARKLPLLDDVRDESAEDIRIVLVPRSRNVDASLLMESLFKLTDLENRFSLNMNVLSMGKVPMVMGLKQVLREWLDHRKVVLIRRSEHRLGQINHRLEVLEGYLIAYLNLDEVIRIIREEDDAKAELIRTFELTDVQAEAILNMRLRSLRKLEELEIRKEHEKLTDEKDELIKLLGSDGRQWTRISKEIAEISKVYGPETEIGKRRTDKSEAPEADLVDIQQAMIEKEPITVIISEKGWIRALKGHQTDLSALSFKQGDKLKLSFHAETTDKILVFSTGGKFFTLGADRLPGGRGHGEPIRLMIEMDEAQDVVNAFVHKPGRNLLLSNNEARGFVVCEDDVVANTRKGKQVLNLTAPAEAALCVDATGDQVAIIGENRKLMVFPLSQVAQMARGRGVRLQRYRDGKVSDIRVFSAAEGLTWTDSSGRSFTRTMEELADWRGDRGNAGRLPPTGFPRSNKFGPTKL